ACCCGTGTTGGCGAACCATCTAAAAGCCGGTGGATTAACTTTTGAGCATTTAGTTTGTTAGTATCTGAACCGAATCTAGTTTTCGTTTACATTTTACGACACACTGCGCCAATGAAGcatcaaatcaattaaatgTTCGCCACTACGGGACTGATGTGGCTACTGTCCTTTCACCGCGTTTGGCCGGTATGGCCGTGCTCTTCGTACACTTCATTACGTCCGACACGTTTGCCATAAATTGGTTCTAACCGATCGAATGGTTTATAATTACCCGCACCATAGCAGGCGGCGGCGACCCACCGACAAACCGACTACCGAGTGCAATTGATCGATGACAATGCTGCGGATTGCTTTGTTGCAGATATGCTTTGTCGATGAGTTTGCGGATTCATCCAGAAGACGAACGTTGCGAAACGTAAATGCGGTTCCCGCCTGCCGGTTGTTGTTTCGAACGCGGAAGGCAACAGATTCTAATTTAGAACAATTAATGGGGTTTTAgtagatgctttttttttcttcttttgctcgCTTGCTTTGGGTTTTCTGCTTTCGGTTTCGggatttaattttgttgcCAAACAGGCCCAAACCCAATCGTGTTTAACAGGATGGATTTAGCTATTTAGTGCAGTTTAGTCTTGTAATGGTTTTGCCCTGCTGATTGAATAATGATGGTACATAATTTATCAATTTGTTTGGCGGTGTAGACGAATTTGTAtgcaaattgaaattaaagcCAATGTACGTTTGTAACGTGATCTTAATTTTTCGCATTCAGCAGGAAGTCGGGCGCGAAAGAATGGGCGCTCAGCGTGGTCTGTTGATGGTTGAAGTTGGAGATTCCTAATACTTTATTACAATACAGCGTGCATTTACAGTTCGTTTTGAGAGTTTCATGTTTGGCATGTTGTCCGGGCACCTTGCCAACCGTGGAGTTTGTCGGATTCCAGCCAATTTTGTTCGTGTTCAATTAATGCCGATAAACTCCACCGCTGGCGTCAGGCGCCCTCGGTACACGCCGTTAAGGAGTCACTGGTGTTGCGGTAACGCTTCAGTACGCAAACTGGAACGGTAACGGATATCCACCGTTGTACGCGCGTCCTAGCCGCGGCGAGAAGGGCAAATTTCGTCCGAGCCGTGGTGCAAACGGTGGCCGTTGATGATTCTCACCGACCGAATCCCGCCGCCCCAGTCGCGGCGAAGTTGTGTGGAAGAATATCTGCTGGGGTTTGCCTGCGCGCGAGTAGAGATCATTTAGTTCGGCGACCAGCGCTAAGCGGTTTAGGGGAAACTTACGAGGTTTCGCGGTGAGTAACAGCACCATGTAGGGTGCGCCCTGGACGAGTTCGGTAGCGAGCTTCTGTGGCGGTTCGCCCGCGTATCCGAGCGGTGCACTGTCGAACTCCTCCACCAGATC
The Anopheles moucheti chromosome 2, idAnoMoucSN_F20_07, whole genome shotgun sequence genome window above contains:
- the LOC128299526 gene encoding PBAN-type neuropeptides; translation: MFRFSFFFNLICLYLAIKSALSVEMDSNDQKFTDLRTAGPEGGASEPDTLRREDSAEGLSKRAAAMWFGPRLGKRTIAADLHDDLVEEFDSAPLGYAGEPPQKLATELVQGAPYMVLLLTAKPRKPQQIFFHTTSPRLGRRDSVGENHQRPPFAPRLGRNLPFSPRLGRAYNGGYPLPFQFAY